The sequence below is a genomic window from Deltaproteobacteria bacterium GWC2_55_46.
AACGGGCGGGTATATCCCCTTCCTGTGAAGAGTTCGGCTCAAGACTATCTGCCCTTCGGTGATATAGCCTGTGAGGTCGGGTATCGGGTGGGTGATGTCGTCGTCCGGCATGGTGAGTATAGGCATCAATGTGACCGAGCCCTTCCTACCCTTGAGCCTCCCGGCCCTCTCGTAAAGGGTGGCGAGGTCGGTATACATGTAGCCCGGGTAGCTCCTCCTGCCAGGTATCTCCTCCCTGGCGCTGCCTATCTCGCGGAGCGATTCGCAGTAAGAAGTCATGTCGGTAAGCACCACCATCACGTGAAAGTCTCGCTCAAAGGCAAGGTACTCGGCAACTGTCAAGGCTATCCTCGGGGTGAAGAGCCTTTCGATCGTGGGGTCGTTCACCTGGTTTATGAAGGCTATAGTGCGCTCGAACGCCCCGGCCTCCTGCAAGGACCTTCTGAAGAAAAAGCTCTCCCTTGAGGTTATGCCCATGGCGCCGAGTATCACGGCGAAATCCGCCGCCTCCGATACCTTCGCCTGCCTCACTATCTGAAGCGCCAGCTCCTTGGCAGGGAGTCCCGCCCCTGAGAATATCGGCAGCTTCTGGCCCCTCACGAGGGTATTGAGCCCGTCTATGGCAGAGATGCCTGTCTGCACGAAGAAGTCCGGCTTCTCCCTTGAGGCCGGATTCATGGGAAGGCCGTTTATGTCCTTATACTCGTCAGGGACTATGGGGGGAAGGCCGTCTATGGGCTCGCCGAAGCCGTTAAGGACCCTGCCGAAAAGGTCCATCGATACGCCTATCTTCGCGGTCTCGCCTGTGGGGAGCACGCTTGAGGCGTCAGAGTCTATCCCGGAGGTCCCCTCCAGTACCTGGACTATGGCGCTCGTGCCCATAAGCTGAAGTATCTGCCCGGTGCGCCTGTCGCCTTCAGGCAGTTCGATAGAGCACATCTCTCCCAGGCTTCCGCCCCGCATCCTGTCCACGAATATGAGCGGGCCGGAGATGGACTTGAGCGTCTGGTAGCGCCTTGTAATGAGGTCTATTGACATACAGCCTCGCCTCTCCCATTTGGAAGATAAGCCTTATTACTTCTCTTCCAGCATGCTGAACTCGTTTTCTATCTCACCTATGATGGCGAGCGCCTTTTTCGAGAATCCCTCGTTCGGCTCGTCCTTCATCCGGGCTATCCTTCCCTTTACCGGGTTCTCGAGTATGGTCTCGATGTAGACCCCGCGTTTGAGAGCGGCTTCCGCGCTCTCGAAGTATGTGAATATGGCCTTCAGCATCCAGTACTGCTTCTCATACGTGTTGAAGGCGTCTATGTCGCTAAAGGCGCTCTGCTTGAGAAATGACTCGGTAGCTATGTTTGCCGCTTCAAGGGTAAGCCTGTCGGACTCCTGCAGCGCCTCGACCCCGATTATCTGTATTATGTCCTTTAGCTCGGTCTGCCTCTGCAGGAGCATATAGAGCCTGCCCCTCAGCCTTACCATGTCATCCGCCACCTCCCTTGCGAACCAGTCATTGAGCTCGGCCTGATAGAGGCTGAAGCTTGCCAGCCAATTGACCGCCGGGAAGTGCCTCCTGTAGGCGAGGTCCGGGTCGAGCGCCCATAGCGCGCCGGCGAACCTTAGCGACGCCTGGGTCACAGGCTCGGAGAAATCCCCGCCAGGCGGCGAAACGGCGCTTATGACGGTCACGGAGCCGGTCCTCTCATCAGAGCCCAGGCACCTGACCTTCCCGGAACGCTCGTAGAACATGCCGAGCTGGGTGGCGAGATAGGGCGGAAAGCCTTCCTCTCCAGGCATCTCTTCCAGACGCGACGATATCTCCCTTAGAGCCTCGGCCCACCTTGAGATGGAGTCAGCGAGCATCGCAACGCTGTAGCCCATGTCCCTGAAGTACTCGGCTATGGTTATGCCGGTAAATATCGAGGCCTCCCTCGCCGCAACCGGCATATTGGATGTGTTGACGACTATCACCGTGCGAAGGCTTAGCGACAGGCCTGACGTCGGGTCCTTGAGCTTCGGAAAATCCGTCAGTATCTCGGACATCTCATTTCCGCGCTCCCCGCAGCCCACGTAGATGACGATATCCGTCCGCGAGAACTTGGCTATCGTCTGCTCAACAACTGTCTTTCCGGTGCCGAAGCCTCCGGGGACGATAGCCGTGCCGCCGTCCGCCACCGGCAAGAGGGTGTCGAAGACCCGCTGCCCGGTGATGAAAGGCTCGCGTGGAGGGAGCTTGGCCTTGAAGGGCCTCGGTCTCCTCACAGGCCATTCCTGGAAAAGCTCTATGAACTTCCCGTTCTCAAGGAGGCATATATATTCCGCCCCCGATACCTTATCCTTTTTTATCTCCTTTATTACACCGCTCACACCGGGCGGGACCATTATGCTGTGCGTTATGCGCTCCGTCTCCTGCACGGTGCCGAGGACGTCGCCTTCAGCCACATGGTCGCCTTCTTTCTTTAAAGGCGTGAAATCCCACTTTCTGTCAATATCGAGCGCCTCGACCTTTACGCCTCTCGTGATGAAGCCACCGGCAGCCTCCATTATCTTGTCAAGCGGCCTCTGTATGCCGTCGAATATGCCGGTAAGCAGCCCCGGCCCAAGTGTTACGCTCAAGGGTATCCCGTAGCTTATGACCTCCTCGCCGACAGAGATGCCACTGGTGTCCTCATAGACCTGCAGCGTGACAAGCTCTTCCTTTATGCGGATTATCTCGCCCAGGAGGCCGAGCCTGCCCACAAGGCAGACCGTGTTCATGACCGCGCCTGTCATGCCCTTTACGACGACCGTAGGGCCTGCCACCCCGTGTATCGTTCCCCTTGTCTCTTTCATGCCCCTCTATCTCTTGAGCTTGATCTGGTAGCCGATAGCCCTCCTTATGAGCCTCACCACAGGAGATTCCGCCGCTTCCATCTCGCCCCACTTCCTCGGAAGGTTAATAGGTATTATTATGGGAAGCCCCTTTTTCCGGAGGCGCTTCATGACAAGCTCCGGGACCTTCTCCATGAGCGTTTCCTCCATGGCAACAAGGCCGTACCTGCCCCCCGACTGTATGCCAAGGAGCAGACCTGAGATATCTGAGGTCTCATCTACCTCAAGGGTATCGACCCCGGCGCATTTGAAACCGGCTGAAGCCCCAGGGGCGGTTATCACGAGAAAATCGGCCATGCTACACCGGATATATGAGGAGCCTTCTTACTTCGTCATCGGGCATTCGGAAAGACTTCGCCAGTCCTATGAGCCTCAGGTTCTTCGCCTCCCTCGCCAACTTGTAGATGAAAGAGGCCGCCAGCGCGATAGAGAGCGGGTCTACGTTCGCCAGCTTCGAAAGCCTCTTTTGAAGAGCGTCATCGAAGGCCTCTTCGGTCAGGCCAAGGTCCCCGGGGTCGGCGTTGTCGAGCGCCCCCCTCATCCATACATCGGTCACCCTCTTCCTCAAGGCCTCTAAAAGCCCTGCCCTGTCATTCAGCCCGGCCATACTGATGAAATCGCCTTTCCTTAACGCTATCCCGCCCTCGACGAAAAAATCCCCGGCCCCCTCTGCCGTATATCCCTCGTCAACGGCCTTGAACAGGGTAAGGATGTTCATCAGGTCTATCCTCATGGACATCCATCGCCTCATTATCCCGGCGTCGGCCCCCTTTCCTTCTCCAAGGGTCGACATGATCGACTCGTTCGCCTGCCTGTCGAGCGCTATCTCCATCTCTGTTATCCTGCCGTCCCTCTGAAAGGCCGGAATGCCTTTCTTCAAAGGCCTGGAATAAGGGCTCCCCCATGTATCGAGGAAGCGTATGAGGTCAGGCACGTCCCGCGAGGTAAGGAGCATCTTCAGGGCGGCTGTGTCGAGCTCGCCAGCCGGGATGAGCACATCCCCGACATCATCCCTTTTAACCCCTCTCGCTATCCCCCTGATAATGGTCTTGAGGTCAAAGACCTCCAATACCGAGAATACCGCCTTAAGGAGCGGCCTCGCGCCTTCCGGGGCTATCTTCCACAGAAGCTCGAAGGTCTTCGAAAGCCTTGACCGCAGCGCGTTTGAGAGCACCTCTTCCTTATTTTCGGATTTAGCCGAGGCAAGCTCTACATCAGGGCCGTATCCCGTTGAACGGAGCCTGTCCACGACAGAGTCCAGCCCCTCGGCATGCAGGAGCGCCTCATAATCGGGACCCCTGAGAAGCGCGCCCCTTAAACCCCGCACCCTCGCGTTAAAATAGCTTAAGTCCGCCGGGGCCGGGTATTTCAATATCTTTCTCATGCTCACTGGCCGCTTAGCCTTTTTCCCATTTAATCCCTACATCACCTCGTTAAAAAGCATCTCGTTCAAGGCAGGAACCATCTTCTTTCTGCCCCTTTCAAGCCTTGCCTCAACCGTGTTCTCAAACCTGACCCTCCCGTCCCCCGACGTGAAGACCACCCCTGCTTTCACCTTCTCGTCAGGCAATACGTTACCTTCCGCGCTTAAGCGGCCGATATCCGCCGGGTTCACGTAGACTACAGGCGCCTCGCCATGAAGACCCTTCTCCCAAGCGCTTAAAAGCTCGTCATAGAAGCCGTTCAAGAGCCTTGAATACTCCTGTTCCGGCAGACTCGTGAGCCTTTTTACGGCCTCGTCAAGGGCCCGCCCGACAAGCTCCAGCCTGACGCCGAGCTTCAGCCCTGAGGCCTTTGTCCTCGCGGCGTTAAGCCTGGCGGCCCGTTCCTGTTTGAGCCTGCCTGTTAGCTCAAAGAGGCGTTCTTCCCTCTCGCGCTCCGCCTCTTCCCTTGCCTTCTGCAAAGAGGCTGCAGCTGCCTCCCGGGCCTCTTCGAGTATCCTTCCTGCCTGGGCCCGGGCGTCTTCCTCAAGGGCCTCCATCAACTGGTCATCAGGCATAACGCTACCCGCTTATGATGAGGTAGGCCATGACGAAACCAAGCAGCACCATGGTCTCCGGTATGGCGATGAGGATTATGACGATGCCGGCAAGCTCCGGCTTTTCCGCCACTGTGCCTGCCCCGGCCGCCCCGATCCTGCTCTGCGCCAATCCGGTAGCCAGGGCAGGCAAGCCGATGGCTATCGCCGCCGCGATAGCGATGAGTCCATTTTCCATAAGCACCCCCTTTTCCTTTATTCCAGACATTCTTACCTATCGCTTCCTGAAAGGCCTGTACCTCCTCCCCCCACCCTCGTAGAACTTGCTGAAGAACTCGACGTACTGAAGCCTCATCGACTGTATCGAGGGGCTTAATATGCTCAAGAGCAGGTTTAAGGAGTGTATGAGCCCCGCCACTATAACGCCCAGGACCAGGCTCTCCGCCATGGAGCCCATCCTGTTCGCTACGAGCGCCATCACGACAGAGGCCGTGCCTACAGCCATGATACGGACGTATGAGACGATATGCCCGAGCGACTCGATAAACTCTATCGGAGCGAGCAAGCCTTCGAGCACGACGAATATGATGAATGACAGGACCATCATAGTACCGCCGTAATAAAGAAACTCCCTGGGCACATAGCCGAAGATGGCGCCCAGAAGGACAAGAGACGAGGTAACGAGCACGAAATAAGAAAGCCTTGCGCCAGCCGAGCTGAATTCCCGCCTCAATAACCTGCTTATGAAGCTCAGGATGATGCCAAGCAGCACCTGCCCGACCCCTATTCCAAGAGTTATGTAGATCATTGTCTTCAATGCCTCTATCCTGTTGAACAGTACAGGGTGCAACAGGCCGAGCCTTTCCCCAAGGTCGCCGAAGAACTCGCCGAAGAGAAAGCCGAAGAGAATGGCCGAGATGCTGCTTATGGCTATGACATAGGCCATGTCAGCCAATATCCGGCGCCCCGGCTTACTCGTGAGCCTCCGTAAATAGAGCGCGAGGGCGAGTATCAGTAGGCCGTAGCCCATATCTGCCACTATAAGGCCGAAGAAAAGCGGGAAGAAGAACGCGACATACGGGGTGGGATCGACTGAGCCGTACCTGGGCGGAGACAGAGCTGCGAGAAATACCTCAAAAGGGCGTATGATCGAGGGGTTCTTTATGTATACCGGAACCGATCCCAGATCTTTCCTGCCTACCTCGAGGCGCCTTATCCTTACCCTTCCGCCAAACAGACCACTGAACCTTATTTTGAGCCCGGCATAATTTTCCGCTGGCACCCAGCCCTCTATTATGTAGGCGAACCTGGTGGCGGCCGCATAGGAGAGAGCCCCGAACTCGTCAAGGGCATCCTCGACGGCCATCAAGGCCCCCGCTATGATGCCATACCACTGGGATGAGAGGGCCGAAAGCTCCCTGTCGATATCACGTATGCGCCCGGGTATCTCGGCCTTGCGCTTTCCCATGAGCTTCAAGGCCTCTATAAGGGGCATCTCCTCATACTCGTCCGGCAGACGGACCTCGGTTATGGCCTTGCCCGTAAGGAGCGATTTTACCTCAGGGGCGAAGTGCTTCTGGTAGGCGAGTACCACCCCGATGGTCTCGGCCTCTATCTCGCGGGCGTGTATCTGGTAGGCGCCACCGGTAATCCTCGATACCTCCGCCCCGAGTAGCCCCGCGATGTCCTCCCTCGTCTTCTGCAAGGTAAGGCCGACTATCTCGAAGTTCTTTAACCCTCCAAGCCTTGTAACGACAGGGGCGAAGCCGCGGAGCAGCCTTGCATACCTGGTCACGACCGAAAACTCCTCGGTGAGGGCGTCCTTGCCTGCCCTCAAATACCTTGCCATCTCCTCGATGGGCTCGAGATCGCCCATGTGCCTCGGTATCTCTTCAGCCGCCACAGCCACCGGCTTAAAGGATGGCGGAGGAGCGAGAAGGCCGCTCAAGCCCTTGAGCCTGTCGGCGGCCCTCTCAAGCTCCTCTTTCTCCTTGAGCTTTTCAGCCTCTATGGGCAATTTCATCAAAAAATCGCTTTTACGCAGCTCGTCCTCCGGTAATGTCTCTATATGGACCACCGCGGCCTCGTGGAGCGCCTTTATAGAGGCGTCAAGGAGCGTCTTTGGACCTATTATCTGCACCTTGAGCATCTTCTTTATCACCTGAGCACCCCTTTGGGAGATTTGAGAAAACGCACGACCTCGGAGACCGCTTTCTCAATGTTCCTATCTCCCTTCCCGCGAAGCTCCCCCGCCTCCTTCTCCCCCTCCTCCACGATCATCATGGCCTCTTTCCCGGCTGCCTCACTACCGGCCGCTTCGAGGCTGCGGGCCTCCTCCTCGGTCTCCTTCCTCCTCGACTCCTTCAATTCGCGGGCAGACCTCAAGGCCTCCTCCCTTATCCTGGAAGCCTCTTTCCTGGCTTCGTTTATAAGGGCCTCCATCTCCTCTTCCCTGGCTCTAAGCTCTGCGAGGATATCTTCTGGCATAATCACCCTGATTCTTAAAAAGAAACCGTAACTGCTTGAAAATAAAAGAATATTCCTTAGGAGAGACCTACCTGGAAGGCTGACCTGACCCGTCTGCTGAAGGCCCCGCTACTACAAGGCCCCGAATCTTCTCCAATTTTACTTTACCAACCCACTTGACCTCTGTCAAATCGTCGACCCTTCTGAAGCCATTGAGTTCGGCCCTTTTTTCGACTATCCTCCGGGCTGTCTTCTCGCCTATGCCTGGCAACAGCATAAGGTCTTCGACGGTGGCCCGGTTTATATCAAGAGGGAATACCGGGAGGATGTTTTTTGGCTGAGCCATAGCCTGCCCATCCGGAAGGGCGGAAGGAGATGGAGTTGTTGGCGATGGTTTTTCCTGATCTATCGACGGGTTATAGGCTTTTTTTGAGAAATGGCCTGAGTAGCTTATGAGAAAAGCGGAAAGGAGTACGGCTGAGACGAGGAGAAAGGCCGGGTAGCGCTTGTCTCTCATGGATGCCCCTCCGGGCTTTAAGAGCGAGGCTTTCGTTTTTTCTTTTTACTGTCCTTAAAGAGTTTGTACTCGAGGCTGTCGACAATGGCCTGCCAGCTCGCCTCGATGACGTTCTCGGAGACCCCGACGGTCCCCCATTTATCGGTCTTGTCGCCTGATTCCACAAGCACGCGCACCCTGGCCTTGGTGCCCTGCATGCCCGCGAGCACCCGCACCTTGAAGTCCAGCAGCTCTACCTCGCTTAGCGACGGATAGAAGCGTTCAAGCGCCTTTCTCAACGCCTTGTCGAGGGCGTTCACCGGGCCGTTGCCTTCGGCGGCCGTGTGCTCGACGACCCCGTTTACCTCAAGCTTTATGGTAGCCTCGGAATGCGGGGCCTCGTCCTCGTTTTTCTTCTCGTCGATGACGCGGAAATCGAGGAGCTTGAAGTACCTCTGTTTCTTCTTGAGTGCCTTCTGGATGAGGAGCTCGAAGGACGCTTCAGCCCCTTCGTACTGGAAGCCCTGGTGCTCGAGCACCTTAAGCTCTGAGAGTACGTCTTTCACTACATCCGAGGCGCTGCCGATGTCGACCCCGTACTCCTGCGCCTTGTATACGATATTGGACCTGCCTGAGAGGTCGGAGACCAGCACCCGCTGGCGGTTCCCGACAAGCTCCGGACTCAAGTGCTCGTAGGTGGCCGGGTTCTTGAGGACCGCGCTCACGTGGATGCCGGCCTTGTGTGCGAAGGCGCTGTCCCCCACATAAGGCTGGTGCTTCATGTGCGGCAGGTTCGCCAGCTCGTTTATGAACCTCGCGGTGCCCCTTAGCTTTTTAAGCCGCTCAAAGCTAATGCACTCAAGGCCCATCTTGACCTTCAAGGCCGGGATTATCGAGCAGAGGTTGGCGTTGCCGCACCTCTCGCCGAATCCGTTTACGGTGCCCTGCACCATCGACGCGCCCTCCCTTACGGCTGAAAGGGTATTCGCCACAGCGGTCTCGGAGTCGTTATGGGCATGGATGCCGAGCCGGGCGGAGGTATTCATCCGCACCTCCCTTGTTATCTCCGCCACATCAAAGGGCAGAGTGCCGCCGTTCGTGTCGCAGAGCACCAGGAAAGACGCGCCGGCTTCTTCCGCGGCCTTTAGCGTCTTAAGGGCATACGCCGGGTCGTCCTTATAGGCATCGAAGAAGTGCTCGGCATCATAGAAGACCTCGCCGGTGCGTTTGTTAAGGTAGCTCACGGAGTCGAAGATCATATCGAGGTTCTCTTCAAGCGAGACCCTGATGGCCTTTAGTACGTGGAGCTTCCATGTCTTGCCGAATATGGTAACCGCGGGCGTACCGGCGGCAAGGAGCGCTTTGATATTGGCGTCGTCCTTCGCCTTTACTCCGGCCCTGCGCGTTGAGCCGAAGCTTACCATCCTGGAGCAGGAAAGCCTCTCCCTGCCGATAGATTTGAAGAACTCGATATCGCGCGGGTTGCTCCCGGGCCAGCCGCCCTCGATATAGTGCACGCCGAGGTCGTCGAGCGCGTTTGCTACCCGGACCTTGTCCTCGACAGAAAATGATATGTCCTCTGCCTGGGTCCCGTCGCGAAGCGTTGTGTCGTATAGAAGTATCATCTTATCAACCGTAAACCCTGTCAGTCATTTATCAGGATATTGCCCGACGTTTCAAGTCTCGCAATTTGACAATCCGTCCATGGATTGATTAGCAGGCTGTTTTTCAACAACCTGCCATAATGCCGGTTTTAGACCCCTGCCTCTTCAACGACCTCGCTATTGCCGAGGCCGAAGGACTCGTGAAGGACCCTCACCGCCAATTCCGTGTACTTGACGTCCACCACGACCGATATCTTTATCTCGGAGGTGGATATCATCTGTATGTTGATGCCCTCGGCGGACATGACATCGAACATCCTCGACGCGACTCCGGCGTGGCTCCGCATGCCGGCGCCGACGATAGATACCTTGGCTATGTTCGGGTCGCCTACGACGTCCTTTGCCTCTATCTGCCCGGCGGTCTCCTCCACGAGCTTCAAGGCCCGCTTGAAGTCCTCCTTCGATACCGTGAAGGTCAGGTCTGTATGGGCGTCCTGGCTTATGTTCTGCACTATCATGTCGACGTTTATGCCAGCCTCCGTAAGGGGGCGGAAGAGCTTCGCGGCTATACCCGGCCTGTCAGGCACCCTCAGGACCGATATCTTGGCCTCGTTCTTGTTATAGGTGATGCCTGAGACCATTACCTTTTCCATTTCCCTGTCCTCCTTGCACACGATGGTACCCTCGGTGTCGTTGAACGAAGACCTCACCATAAGGGGGACCTCGTATTTCTTCGCGAACTCGACCGACCTTGTCTGCAGGACCTTGGCCCCGAGGCTTGCCATCTCGAGCATCTCGTCGTAGGAGACGCGCCTGAGCTTCCTCGCCTCCTGGCAGATGTTAGGGTCGGTGGTATAGACGCCGTCCACGTCAGTATATATCTCGCAGAGATCGGCCTTGAGCGCCGCGGCCAGGGCTACGGCTGTAGTATCCGACCCGCCCCTGCCGAGAGTGGTTATATTGCCCTCCGAATCCACCCCCTGGAAGCCAGCGACGACCACGATAGCGCCGTTTGCCAGCGCTTCCCTCATGCGCCTGTCGTCAATGGATTCGATCCTCGCGGAGCCGAACCGGGAGTCGGTAACTATCGGCACCTGGTGGCCCATGAAGCTCTTTGCCTTGCGCCCCATCTCCTTCAATACAATGGAAAGGAGCCCTATGGTGACCTGCTCGCCTGTTGAGATGACCACGTCGTACTCCCTGCCAACGGGGAACTCGCTCGCCTCGTTGCACAGGCCCACGAGCTTATTGGTCTCGCCAGACATCGCCGATAGGACCACGACCACCTGGTTGCCTTCGTCGCAGGTCCTGGCGACCCTTTTCGCCACGTTCTTTATGCGTTCGATATCGCCGACCGATGTCCCGCCGTATTTCTGGACTATCAAAGCCATAAAAAAATCCTTTCAACATGTTTCTGAAACGCTTCTGACCATTCCAGGCTGGAATATCATGGCCGATGGCCATAAACATAGAGATTCTTCGCTGCGCTCAGAATGACACCTACCTCTTTCTCCCTATCTTGTGTATCGCCATGCCGTGCACGTCCTCTGCCGCCTCCATTACCATCTCCGGCAGAGTGGGGTGCGCGTGTACGGTCTCCGTCAACTCCTTTACGGTAACCCCCGCCTTCATCGCGACCGCGACCTCGCCTATAAGGTCGGTCGCGTGCGCGCCTACGATAGAGCAGCCGAGCACCTTGTCTGTGCCCGGGTCGGCAAGCATCTGCACGAACCCTTCGGTCTCTCCCATGCCGAGAGCCTTTCCGCTCGCCGCGTAAGGGAACCTGCCGATAGATACGGGTATGCCCTTTTCTTCCGCCTCTTTTTCGCGAAGCCCTACGCTTGCTATCTCAGGGTCGGTGAATATCC
It includes:
- a CDS encoding V-type ATP synthase subunit B (produces ATP from ADP in the presence of a proton gradient across the membrane; the B subunit is part of the catalytic core of the ATP synthase complex), producing MSIDLITRRYQTLKSISGPLIFVDRMRGGSLGEMCSIELPEGDRRTGQILQLMGTSAIVQVLEGTSGIDSDASSVLPTGETAKIGVSMDLFGRVLNGFGEPIDGLPPIVPDEYKDINGLPMNPASREKPDFFVQTGISAIDGLNTLVRGQKLPIFSGAGLPAKELALQIVRQAKVSEAADFAVILGAMGITSRESFFFRRSLQEAGAFERTIAFINQVNDPTIERLFTPRIALTVAEYLAFERDFHVMVVLTDMTSYCESLREIGSAREEIPGRRSYPGYMYTDLATLYERAGRLKGRKGSVTLMPILTMPDDDITHPIPDLTGYITEGQIVLSRTLHRKGIYPPVDVLPCLSRLMNLGIGKGRTRDGHRNIADQLYSAYAKGIDVRRLVTIVGEEGLSDLDRKYLAFADEFEKRFVGQGEADRTIDETLDLGLELLKSVPEREAVARRK
- a CDS encoding V-type ATP synthase subunit A, which codes for MKETRGTIHGVAGPTVVVKGMTGAVMNTVCLVGRLGLLGEIIRIKEELVTLQVYEDTSGISVGEEVISYGIPLSVTLGPGLLTGIFDGIQRPLDKIMEAAGGFITRGVKVEALDIDRKWDFTPLKKEGDHVAEGDVLGTVQETERITHSIMVPPGVSGVIKEIKKDKVSGAEYICLLENGKFIELFQEWPVRRPRPFKAKLPPREPFITGQRVFDTLLPVADGGTAIVPGGFGTGKTVVEQTIAKFSRTDIVIYVGCGERGNEMSEILTDFPKLKDPTSGLSLSLRTVIVVNTSNMPVAAREASIFTGITIAEYFRDMGYSVAMLADSISRWAEALREISSRLEEMPGEEGFPPYLATQLGMFYERSGKVRCLGSDERTGSVTVISAVSPPGGDFSEPVTQASLRFAGALWALDPDLAYRRHFPAVNWLASFSLYQAELNDWFAREVADDMVRLRGRLYMLLQRQTELKDIIQIIGVEALQESDRLTLEAANIATESFLKQSAFSDIDAFNTYEKQYWMLKAIFTYFESAEAALKRGVYIETILENPVKGRIARMKDEPNEGFSKKALAIIGEIENEFSMLEEK
- a CDS encoding ATPase codes for the protein MENGLIAIAAAIAIGLPALATGLAQSRIGAAGAGTVAEKPELAGIVIILIAIPETMVLLGFVMAYLIISG
- a CDS encoding citramalate synthase, whose protein sequence is MILLYDTTLRDGTQAEDISFSVEDKVRVANALDDLGVHYIEGGWPGSNPRDIEFFKSIGRERLSCSRMVSFGSTRRAGVKAKDDANIKALLAAGTPAVTIFGKTWKLHVLKAIRVSLEENLDMIFDSVSYLNKRTGEVFYDAEHFFDAYKDDPAYALKTLKAAEEAGASFLVLCDTNGGTLPFDVAEITREVRMNTSARLGIHAHNDSETAVANTLSAVREGASMVQGTVNGFGERCGNANLCSIIPALKVKMGLECISFERLKKLRGTARFINELANLPHMKHQPYVGDSAFAHKAGIHVSAVLKNPATYEHLSPELVGNRQRVLVSDLSGRSNIVYKAQEYGVDIGSASDVVKDVLSELKVLEHQGFQYEGAEASFELLIQKALKKKQRYFKLLDFRVIDEKKNEDEAPHSEATIKLEVNGVVEHTAAEGNGPVNALDKALRKALERFYPSLSEVELLDFKVRVLAGMQGTKARVRVLVESGDKTDKWGTVGVSENVIEASWQAIVDSLEYKLFKDSKKKKRKPRS
- a CDS encoding aspartate kinase (catalyzes the formation of 4-phospho-L-aspartate from L-aspartate and ATP, in Bacillus, lysine sensitive; regulated by response to starvation.); protein product: MALIVQKYGGTSVGDIERIKNVAKRVARTCDEGNQVVVVLSAMSGETNKLVGLCNEASEFPVGREYDVVISTGEQVTIGLLSIVLKEMGRKAKSFMGHQVPIVTDSRFGSARIESIDDRRMREALANGAIVVVAGFQGVDSEGNITTLGRGGSDTTAVALAAALKADLCEIYTDVDGVYTTDPNICQEARKLRRVSYDEMLEMASLGAKVLQTRSVEFAKKYEVPLMVRSSFNDTEGTIVCKEDREMEKVMVSGITYNKNEAKISVLRVPDRPGIAAKLFRPLTEAGINVDMIVQNISQDAHTDLTFTVSKEDFKRALKLVEETAGQIEAKDVVGDPNIAKVSIVGAGMRSHAGVASRMFDVMSAEGINIQMISTSEIKISVVVDVKYTELAVRVLHESFGLGNSEVVEEAGV